In one Bifidobacteriaceae bacterium genomic region, the following are encoded:
- the hisF gene encoding imidazole glycerol phosphate synthase subunit HisF, translating into MAVALRVIPCLDVDGGRVVKGVNFRDLRDAGDPVELAARYDELGADEVTFLDVSASAAGRETMVDVVERTADQVFVPLTVGGGIRCVEDVDRMLRAGADKVGVNTAAIADPDLIKRIADRFGSQVLVLSVDARRCQDGTTTQSGYQVTTHGGRRGVDLDAVEWARAGEALGAGEILLNSMDADGTTGGFDVEMLRAFRRAVDLPLIASGGAGRPEDFVAAAATGADAVLAASVFHFGVLTIGEVKAALAAAGYEVR; encoded by the coding sequence ATGGCCGTGGCGTTGCGGGTCATCCCGTGCCTCGACGTGGACGGCGGGCGGGTCGTCAAAGGCGTCAACTTCCGCGACTTGCGGGACGCGGGGGACCCGGTCGAACTGGCCGCCCGCTATGACGAGCTGGGCGCGGACGAGGTCACGTTTCTGGACGTGTCGGCCTCGGCGGCGGGCCGGGAAACCATGGTTGACGTGGTGGAACGCACCGCCGACCAGGTCTTTGTGCCCCTGACGGTGGGCGGAGGCATCCGCTGCGTGGAGGACGTGGACCGCATGCTGCGGGCCGGGGCGGACAAGGTGGGGGTCAACACCGCCGCGATCGCGGACCCGGACCTGATCAAACGGATCGCCGACCGCTTCGGGAGCCAAGTGCTGGTCCTCTCGGTGGACGCGCGGCGGTGCCAAGACGGGACAACGACCCAATCCGGCTACCAGGTGACCACCCACGGCGGGCGGCGGGGCGTGGACCTGGACGCGGTCGAATGGGCCCGCGCGGGCGAGGCGCTGGGCGCCGGCGAAATCCTCCTCAACTCGATGGACGCGGACGGCACCACCGGGGGATTCGACGTGGAGATGCTCCGCGCGTTCCGCCGCGCGGTCGACCTGCCGCTGATCGCGTCCGGCGGCGCGGGCCGGCCGGAAGACTTCGTGGCGGCGGCGGCCACCGGTGCCGATGCCGTCCTGGCGGCCTCCGTTTTCCACTTCGGCGTGCTGACCATTGGCGAGGTCAAAGCGGCGTTGGCGGCCGCCGGATACGAGGTGCGGTGA
- the hisI gene encoding phosphoribosyl-AMP cyclohydrolase, producing MGEADEMRDVANLRFGADGLIPAVIQQHDSGEVLMVGYMDAQAVRRTLTTGRVWFWSRSRREYWRKGDTSGHIQLVKSVAADCDGDALLVRVEQVGAACHTGTRTCFTGRELVAKAQDGAN from the coding sequence ATGGGCGAAGCGGATGAGATGCGGGACGTGGCGAACCTGCGGTTTGGCGCCGACGGGTTGATACCGGCGGTCATCCAGCAACACGACTCCGGCGAGGTGCTGATGGTCGGCTACATGGACGCCCAGGCGGTGCGGCGCACCCTGACGACGGGCCGGGTCTGGTTCTGGTCGCGGTCGCGGCGGGAATACTGGCGCAAAGGCGACACCTCCGGGCATATCCAATTGGTCAAGTCGGTGGCCGCCGATTGCGACGGGGACGCGCTTCTGGTGAGGGTCGAACAAGTCGGCGCCGCTTGCCACACCGGAACGCGGACCTGCTTCACGGGACGGGAATTGGTGGCGA